A portion of the Homo sapiens chromosome 16, GRCh38.p14 Primary Assembly genome contains these proteins:
- the AHSP gene encoding alpha-hemoglobin-stabilizing protein produces MALLKANKDLISAGLKEFSVLLNQQVFNDPLVSEEDMVTVVEDWMNFYINYYRQQVTGEPQERDKALQELRQELNTLANPFLAKYRDFLKSHELPSHPPPSS; encoded by the exons ATGGCTCTTCTTAAGGCCAATAAGGATCTCATTTCCGCAGGATTGAAGGAGTTCAGCGTTCTGCTGAATCAGCAG GTCTTCAATGATCCTCTCGTCTCTGAAGAAGACATGGTGACTGTGGTGGAGGACTGGATGAACTTCTACATCAACTATTACAGGCAGCAGGTGACAGGGGAGCCCCAAGAGCGAGACAAGGCTCTGCAGGAGCTTCGGCAAGAGCTGAACACTCTGGCCAACCCTTTCCTGGCCAAGTACAGGGACTTCCTGAAGTCTCATGAGCTCCCGAGTCACCCACCGCCCTCCTCCTAG